A region of the Acidimicrobiales bacterium genome:
TGATCACGGTCCTGCTGATCGTCCCGCTGCTCACGGTCATGTCGTTCTGGTTCCGGTCGGCGTCGGAGCGGGGCTACGACCGGGTGCGCGACGGCATCGCCAACGTGCTGGCCGACCTGGCCGAGAGCCTGCACGGCGTACGGGTGGTGACCGCCCACAACCGTCAGCGCCACAACGTGGTGCACCACCGCAACGTGGTCGGCGAGTACCGGGACGCCAACAACTTCACGGCGCAGATCACCGCCCTCTACGGGCCGGGGACCCAGCTGCTGAGCTGGCTGGCCCAGGCCGCCCTGCTCGCCATCGGCGGCAACATGGTGCTGCACCACTCGGTCAGCGTGGGGGACCTGGTCGCCTTCTTCCTGTACCTCAACCGCTTCGTGGCCCCGATCCAGCTGCTGGTCCAGCAGTACAACACCTACCAGCAGGGCCAGGCATCGATGGTCAAGCTCCGCGGCCTGTTCGCCATCGAGCCGAGCGTTCCCGAGAGCCCCACCGCCGAGGAGCTGCCGCTCATCAACGGGGAGATCACCTTCGAGGACGTGACCTTCGGCTACGACCCCGCCACTCCCGTCATCCGGGACGTGAGCCTGCGTGTAGCCGCCGGGGAGACCGTCGCGTTCGTCGGGCCCACCGGCGCGGGCAAGTCGACCATGGCCAAGCTGGTCACGCGCTTCTACGACCCCACTGCGGGCCGGGTCCTGATCGACGGCCACGACCTCCGCGACGTGACGGTGGGATCCCTGCGCCACCAGCTCGGCGTGGTGCCCCAGGAGCCGTTCCTGTTCGCGGGGACCATCCGGGACAACATCGCCTTTGCCGTGCCGGACGCGAACGACGACGAGGTCTGGGACGCGGTGCGCGCCGTGGACCTGGCCGAGGTCATCGAGCGCCTGTCCGACGGGCTCGACACCATCGTCCACGAGCGGGGCCAGTCGCTCTCGTCGGGGGAGCGCCAGCTGCTCGCCCTGGCCCGGGCGTTCATGGCCCGGCCCCGGGTGCTCGTGCTCGACGAGGCCACGTCCAACCTCGACCTGTTGTCCGAGACCAAGGTCGAGGCCGCCCTCGACGTGCTGTTGCAGGGCCGCACCGCCATCCTGATTGCCCACCGGCTCACCACCGCCATGAAGGCCGACCGCATCGTGGTCGTCGACGAGGGGCAGGTCGTGGAGATGGGGTCCCACGCCGAGCTGGTCCGCCGGGGCGGGCGCTACGCCGAGATGTACGCCACGTGGATCAGCCACACCGAGGGCCGGGCGGCGTAACCGTCCGCGACACCGAGGGGCTGCGGCCGGTAGGGGCCGGCTTTTCCCTGTTCGGGGCCTTCTGGGGATCGTGGGCGGTGGCGGCCGCCGATCTCGAGCGGGCCCTCGGGGTCAGCCCCGGCGGGTTCGGGCTGCTCCTTTCGCTGGCCCTGGCCGGGGCGGCGGTGGGCAACGCCGCCGGCGGGGCCCTCACCGAGCGGTGGGGCACCTCCCGGGTCCTGGGCGGGACCCTCGTGGTGTGGGCGGCGCTGGTCGCTGCCATGGCGGCCGCCCACCAACGCCTGGCCCTCGGGGCCGCCCTGGTCGGGGTGGTGACCGCCGGGGGGATGGTCGATGTGGCCATGAACGTGGCCGCCACAGCCGCCCTGGGCGCCACCCCGGGGCGGCTGGTCCGGTTCCACGGCCGGTTCAACCTCGGGGCGGCCGCCGGGGCGGGGCTGACCGGGGCGCTGATCGGCACCCACCACGGGTGGCGCTGGTCGTGGGCCGGGGTGGCGGTGGCGGCGGCGCTGCTCGGCCTGGTCTGTCTGCGGGCCGCGCTGCCCGCAGGGGAGGCGGGGGAGCGCAGCGGCGTCCGGGCGGCGGTCGCGACCCTGCGGCGGGAGCGGCTGGTGCTGGTGGCGGTGGCCTTTGCCGTCGGCGCCATGGTGGAGGGCGGCATCGAGTTGTGGGGCGTCCTCTACATGCGGACCCGCCTGGCGTCCGGCCTGCTGGTGGGGGCCGGCGGGGCGGTGGCCGCCTACCTGCTGTCGGCCTCGGCCCGGCTGGCCCTGGGGCCCCGCGTCGGTAGGCACGGGCCGGTCCGGGGGGTGGCGGCTGGGGCGGGGGCCGCCGCGGCCGGGACCGCCCTGATGGCGGTGGCGCCCGTCGCCTGGGTGGCGGCTCTCGGGCTGATCGTGGCCGCCGGCGGCGTGTCGATGTGCTGGCCGCTGCTCCTGGCCCGGGCCAGCGCCGGCCGGCCCCGGCCCGGGCTGGTCGTGGGGGCGGTCTCGGGGGTGGGCTACCTCGGCCTGGTCCTCGGGCCGACGCTCGTGGGGGCGGTGGCCGAGGGGGCGGGGTTACGCGCCGGGCTCGGGATGCTGGCGGGGGCGGCGGTGTTCGTGGCCATCGTCCCGGTACTGGTGGGGCCCCCGGGCGGGGGCCCGGTGGGGCCGGGGCCGGCGGGTGGCCCCCCTTCCACCTCGCGCCGCAGCCAGCCCAGGTCCGAGGGGCGCAGCGCCCCGGTGGCCAGCACCGCCACCGGCGCCGTCACCACCCCGAGAGCCAGCTGGACCAGGGGCGGGAGCAGGTAGCCGGCCCCGAGGACCACCGCCAGGACCGCCCCGGCCCGCAGCGCCTGGGCCAGCCGGTCGAGGGGCCACCCGAGCCCGAGCCGGCGGCTGATGGCCGCCGCCAGCACGAGGACCGACACCGCCTCCCCCGCGGTGGTGGCCGCCGCCGCCCCGACGTACGAGAACGCCGGGATCAGGGTCACGTCCAGCAGGGCGTTGAACCCCAGGACGGCCACGGCGATGCCGAGCAGGGCCCGCTGCTCGTGGGCGGCGAACATCACCGCGGATGCCACCGACCCCAGCAGGATCAGCCCGGCGGCGGGGCACAGGACCGACAGCACGACCCCCCCGCCGTGGTAGTGGCGGAAGGCGTGCAGGGCGGGCAGGGCCCGCCACGCCGTCATGGCCCCCCCGACCCCCACGATCACCGTGGGCACGGTGGCCAGGTGCATGACGGTCGCGTAGCGCCGCCGCAGCACGTCCCGCCCGGCGGCGTAGGAGCGGGCCAGCACCGGGTTGAGCACCGCCACCATCAGCCCGGGGAACACCGCCACCGCGTCGATGAAGCGGTAGCCGGCCCCGTACTGGCCCACGGCGTTCGACGGCTGGACCCACGCCAGGACGAACACGTCGAGCCGGTAGTACAGGCCGGTCACCACCCCGGCCGCCCCGAGGGGGGCCGCCGCCCGCACCAGGGGCCCGAGCTCGGCGGGCGCCGGGGCAAAGCGGTAGGAGCCGAGAGAGAGGGCCCGGACGGCGCTGATCGACAGGCTCAGGCCGTTGGCGGCCACGTACAGCCACACGAACGTCATCACCCCGGCGCCCCGGTGGCTGAGCACCACCACCCCCGCCACCAGCACCACCGACTCGGCCAGGTTCCCGATGGCCACCCACCCCATCCGCAGGCGCACCTCCAGCGTGACCTGGAACGACTGCAGGGTGGCGAGGATGGTGATGGCCACCGCCACGGTCGCGGCGTGCACATCGCCGGCCCGGTAGCCGGCCGCGTGCAGGATCGCCACGGTCACCGCCGACAGCGCCACCGCCACCACCACGCGCAGGTAGAAGAGGTTGGGCACGAGGGACCGCTCCCGCCGCGGGTCCTGGGCCACGTCGCGGGCGGCGATGGCCGTGAACCCGAAGTCCACCACCGGCCCCAGCAGGTCGGGGACCGCCACCGCGAACACGTACACCCCGAGCCCGGCCGACCCCAGATGGGAGGTCAGCAGGGCAAACCACACCAGGTGCAGCAGCGAGCTGGCCCCCTGGGCCCCGGACAGCGCCAGGACGTTCCGGGCCACCGGGCGGCCGACCCGCCCGTCCAGGGACGCGGCTACCGGGCTCCCGTCCCGGTCCATTAACCGAGGTTGACCAGCCGGCCCAGGCCCACGTGGCGCATGGCGGCCTCGAGCTCGATCGTGACCCAGGAGAGGCGGTTGACGGTCAGCAGCACCCCGAAGCCGACGATCAGGGTGGCCGACCCCAGGGTCAGGGCGCGGAAGTGGCGCCGGACCCATCCGAGCGCCCCGGCCAGCCGGCCCAGGGCCAGCCCCGTGGCCAGGAACGGCACGGCCAGGCCGAGGGCGTAGGCAAGGAGGAGGGAGGCGCCCTGGGCCACGCTGTCGCGGCTGGCCGCCACCGTGAGGACCGATCCCAGGACCGGCCCGATGCAGGGGGTCCAGCCGAAGCCGAACGCCGCCCCCGCCACCGGGGCGGCCAGCGGGCCGAGCCGGGAGGGCGCCACCTGGAAGCGGGCCTCCCCGTACAGGGCGGGGAGCCGTAGGACCAGGCTCCCGGCCAGGTACAGACCCATCACGATCACCACCCCGCCGAGGGCCCGGGTCAGGAGGACGTGGTCCTGGACGGTGGCCCGGCCGACCGCCGAGGCGGTGAGACCGAGCAGGACGAACACCACGGTGAAGCCCCCGATGAACAGGGCCGTGTCCCGGGACACCCGGGCCACGTTGCGGCGCCGCTCCTGGCCGTCTCCGAGGGCCGACAGGTCGAGCCCGGTGACGACCGACAGGTACGCCGGCACCATCGGCAGCGTGCACGGCGACGCGAACGAGACGATCCCGCCCCCGAACGCCGCCAGGTAGCCGACGCTGTGCACGTCACCAGCCTCAGGCACTGGAGGCGCCGTGGCAAGCTGGGCCCCCGTGCACCCCTCGGCGGCGGCCGCCGTGTTCGGCCTGGTGTTCCTCGGGGAGCTCCCGGACAAGACGATGTTCGCCTCGCTGGTCCTGGCCGCCCGGGGCCGGCCCGGCGCGGTGTGGGCGGGGGCGGCCCTGGCCTTCCTGGTCCACGCCGTCATCGCCGTCTCGGTCGGGACCGCTCTGTTCCACCTGCTGCCCCGCAGCGTCGTCGACGCCCTGGTCGCGGCGCTGTTTCTGGGCGGGGCGGTCTACGCCTGGCGGGCCCGGGAGGATCCCGAGGAGGAGCTGGCGGTGGCGGCGACCATCTCCCGGGGCCGCACCGTCGCCACGGCTGCCGGGGTGATCTTCCTGGCGGAGTGGGGGGACCTCACCCAGGTGCTGACGGCCAACCTGGCCCTGCGCTACCACTCCCCGCTCAGCGTGGGAGTCGGCGCGGTGGCGGGGCTGTGGGCGGTGGCCGGGCTGGCGGTGTGGCTGGGGCCCCGCCTGCTGGGTGTGATGTCGGCGCGCACCGCCCGGACCGTGGCCGCCGTCGTCCTCCTGGTGCTCACGGGCGTCACCGCCTGGCAGGCGGCCGGGGCGGCCTAGCTGCAGGGGCGCATAGTCTCCGCGCCGTGGCCACCAGCGCCCTGCGCCTGACCGAGTTCAGCCCCGGCGCCGGGTGCGCCTGCAAGCTCCCGGCCGGGGACCTCGCCCGGCTGATGGCCCCGATGGCCGGGCTCGAGCACCCCGACCTCCTGGTGGGGTCGGACACGTCGGACGACGCCGCCATCTGGCGGGTGGCCCCCGACCGGGCGGTCGTGCTCACCGCCGACTTCCTCACCCCGGTGGTCGACGACGCCCGGACATGGGGGAAGGTGGCGGCGGTCAACGCCGTGAGCGACGTGTACGCCATGGGTGGCCGGCCGCTGGCCGCCCTCAACCTGGTGGCGTGGAACGTCGACGACCTGGGCTTCCCGCTCCTCGAGGAGGTCCTGGCCGGGGGGGCCGAGGCGGCGCGGGAGTGCGGCTTCCTGGTGGTCGGGGGCCACTCCATCCAGGATCCCCACCCCACCTACGGGATGGCGGTGATCGGCGAGGCCCATCCCGACCGGCTGCTCACCAACGACCGCCTCCGCTCCGGCGACGAGCTGGTCCTCACCAAGGCCATCGGGGTCGGGGTGATCACGACGGGCATCAAGTCGGGCGCCTCGGAGCCGGACTGGGTGGAGGCCGCCGTGGCGTCGATGACCAGGCCGAACCGGGACGCCGCCGA
Encoded here:
- a CDS encoding ABC transporter ATP-binding protein, translating into MAFGGIAGGHWGGAVGGPRQAANPGGGLPFAGVPWEMQAGVDKLLADEPDHGEPDARFTYRAGADEARHLNLRGLVFRHWKLGVLAAAFVALVSVSNQAGPKLISYGIDHGMARYKDFGVVVVAAGLYLAAIVVTAVGQRSMARTTGRLAAGVMNDLRVKVFTHLQRLGLDFYTDEKAGVIMTRMTSDIENLQQLLQDGLVQFAVQGLTMLVIAAILFTTNVKLALITVLLIVPLLTVMSFWFRSASERGYDRVRDGIANVLADLAESLHGVRVVTAHNRQRHNVVHHRNVVGEYRDANNFTAQITALYGPGTQLLSWLAQAALLAIGGNMVLHHSVSVGDLVAFFLYLNRFVAPIQLLVQQYNTYQQGQASMVKLRGLFAIEPSVPESPTAEELPLINGEITFEDVTFGYDPATPVIRDVSLRVAAGETVAFVGPTGAGKSTMAKLVTRFYDPTAGRVLIDGHDLRDVTVGSLRHQLGVVPQEPFLFAGTIRDNIAFAVPDANDDEVWDAVRAVDLAEVIERLSDGLDTIVHERGQSLSSGERQLLALARAFMARPRVLVLDEATSNLDLLSETKVEAALDVLLQGRTAILIAHRLTTAMKADRIVVVDEGQVVEMGSHAELVRRGGRYAEMYATWISHTEGRAA
- a CDS encoding MFS transporter, which produces MDQPHRGPGGVTVRDTEGLRPVGAGFSLFGAFWGSWAVAAADLERALGVSPGGFGLLLSLALAGAAVGNAAGGALTERWGTSRVLGGTLVVWAALVAAMAAAHQRLALGAALVGVVTAGGMVDVAMNVAATAALGATPGRLVRFHGRFNLGAAAGAGLTGALIGTHHGWRWSWAGVAVAAALLGLVCLRAALPAGEAGERSGVRAAVATLRRERLVLVAVAFAVGAMVEGGIELWGVLYMRTRLASGLLVGAGGAVAAYLLSASARLALGPRVGRHGPVRGVAAGAGAAAAGTALMAVAPVAWVAALGLIVAAGGVSMCWPLLLARASAGRPRPGLVVGAVSGVGYLGLVLGPTLVGAVAEGAGLRAGLGMLAGAAVFVAIVPVLVGPPGGGPVGPGPAGGPPSTSRRSQPRSEGRSAPVASTATGAVTTPRASWTRGGSR
- a CDS encoding cytochrome c biogenesis protein CcdA; amino-acid sequence: MHSVGYLAAFGGGIVSFASPCTLPMVPAYLSVVTGLDLSALGDGQERRRNVARVSRDTALFIGGFTVVFVLLGLTASAVGRATVQDHVLLTRALGGVVIVMGLYLAGSLVLRLPALYGEARFQVAPSRLGPLAAPVAGAAFGFGWTPCIGPVLGSVLTVAASRDSVAQGASLLLAYALGLAVPFLATGLALGRLAGALGWVRRHFRALTLGSATLIVGFGVLLTVNRLSWVTIELEAAMRHVGLGRLVNLG
- a CDS encoding TMEM165/GDT1 family protein, encoding MASWAPVHPSAAAAVFGLVFLGELPDKTMFASLVLAARGRPGAVWAGAALAFLVHAVIAVSVGTALFHLLPRSVVDALVAALFLGGAVYAWRAREDPEEELAVAATISRGRTVATAAGVIFLAEWGDLTQVLTANLALRYHSPLSVGVGAVAGLWAVAGLAVWLGPRLLGVMSARTARTVAAVVLLVLTGVTAWQAAGAA
- the selD gene encoding selenide, water dikinase SelD translates to MATSALRLTEFSPGAGCACKLPAGDLARLMAPMAGLEHPDLLVGSDTSDDAAIWRVAPDRAVVLTADFLTPVVDDARTWGKVAAVNAVSDVYAMGGRPLAALNLVAWNVDDLGFPLLEEVLAGGAEAARECGFLVVGGHSIQDPHPTYGMAVIGEAHPDRLLTNDRLRSGDELVLTKAIGVGVITTGIKSGASEPDWVEAAVASMTRPNRDAAEVALSLGGRCATDVTGFGFLGHLRRLLDASGLGAEVRAGAVPLLPGARALAAAGVVPGGTRRNLEWVGPLLHVDESGPGAPDPVDVTLLADAQTSGGLILALPPDAAGQAVDRLRQLGHPAGVVGRAVDGEGITILP